In one Thermosipho ferrireducens genomic region, the following are encoded:
- a CDS encoding ABC transporter ATP-binding protein, whose product MIKAENLTKMFGDFTAVSKINLFIPRGQIFGFLGPNGAGKTTTIRMLTGSLKPTSGKIEILGLDMRKNELEIKRRIGVVPDEPKIYDHLKGFEYLEFIMDIYRVNNDEVKKRIKELSNAFGVDYLDKQVSDMSHGMKQKLMLISVLMRKPEVIFLDEPTVGLDARSARILKELLKKYANQGITIFLTTHILEIAEKMCDVIAIIDRGEIIAQGDIETLKKGKDKSLEDLFLELTAQEENIKNAVDIL is encoded by the coding sequence ATGATAAAAGCGGAAAATCTAACTAAAATGTTTGGAGATTTTACAGCCGTAAGCAAAATAAACCTCTTTATCCCCAGAGGACAAATCTTTGGTTTTCTTGGACCAAACGGCGCAGGGAAAACCACAACTATCAGGATGCTAACAGGTTCTTTAAAACCCACAAGCGGAAAGATAGAGATTCTGGGATTAGATATGAGGAAAAATGAACTCGAAATAAAACGAAGGATAGGTGTTGTCCCGGATGAGCCAAAAATATATGATCATTTAAAAGGTTTTGAATACTTAGAATTTATAATGGACATTTACAGGGTAAATAACGATGAAGTAAAAAAAAGAATAAAAGAACTTTCAAATGCTTTTGGAGTAGACTATCTTGATAAACAGGTCTCAGATATGTCTCACGGTATGAAACAAAAACTAATGCTCATTAGTGTTTTAATGAGAAAGCCGGAAGTTATATTTTTAGACGAACCTACTGTTGGCTTAGACGCAAGAAGTGCCAGAATACTAAAAGAATTATTAAAAAAATATGCAAATCAAGGTATAACAATCTTTCTAACAACCCATATCCTTGAAATTGCCGAAAAAATGTGCGATGTGATAGCAATAATTGACAGGGGTGAAATAATAGCCCAAGGAGATATAGAAACGTTAAAGAAAGGAAAAGATAAATCTCTTGAAGATTTATTCCTGGAATTGACAGCTCAGGAAGAAAATATAAAAAACGCCGTAGATATACTTTAA
- a CDS encoding RelA/SpoT family protein, with amino-acid sequence MIITEQYIDELEKISAKSFSEKERVLLKKALNLAEYAHEGFYRKSGEPFITHPMEVTKILATLKLDVISLIAGLLHDSVEDSEGKVTFDVIRKEFGDTVAMIVDGVTKVSKINAPVGFSDQKKKSETIQKMLFAMAEDVRVIFVKLADRLHNMRTLGFVEDEEKRKYKALETLEVYAPIAHKLGIHIIKWELEDLSFKVLHPKEYYEIKELVSEKKKEREERTKEYVNQLKLALKEHNIIAEVEGRYKHYYSIWRKMVERKKRFDEIYDLIGIRAIVRDISSCYTAVGVVHNMWVPLPGRFKDYIAAPKSNGYKSIHTTVVTQYGEPLEVQIRDHEMHREAEYGLIAHWIYKEKSIDVKQKWLLQLLDWRRELVYGSTSLSDLKKELQLEEVFVLTPKGEIIHMPVGSTVIDFAYAIHTEVGHHYAGAKVNGKIVSIDYKLKNGDVVEILVNKTSKGPSLDWLKYAKSSRTKAKIRRFFREKEKERLVEEGKDVIRRIAKRLGISIEALLENEKLLKFMESHNLTREEFFIRIGEGIFTFNDLLSLIEKKEEQRKRISSRKRKKQRNPVAIDGVKTIDVHVAKCCMPVPGDEIVGVASRRGITIHRLGCKNIRNITEDRVFKADWVSGESGYFSTTIEVEVDKNERLPELMSIFISKGISVNSVKVFELEKWDTVYVRFTIMVKSLNELTSLIREIEKKAGVVKVRRT; translated from the coding sequence ATGATTATTACAGAGCAGTATATAGATGAATTGGAAAAGATTTCAGCGAAGAGTTTTTCTGAAAAAGAAAGAGTTTTATTAAAAAAGGCTTTAAATCTTGCAGAGTATGCCCATGAGGGGTTTTATCGTAAATCTGGAGAGCCTTTTATAACTCATCCTATGGAAGTTACAAAAATACTTGCTACTTTAAAGCTCGATGTAATATCTTTGATAGCGGGTCTGCTTCATGATTCTGTAGAAGATAGCGAAGGAAAAGTAACTTTTGATGTGATACGTAAGGAATTTGGCGATACAGTTGCCATGATTGTTGATGGTGTAACAAAAGTAAGCAAGATCAATGCCCCTGTAGGATTTTCTGATCAAAAAAAGAAGAGTGAAACTATTCAAAAGATGCTATTTGCCATGGCAGAAGATGTTAGGGTTATATTTGTAAAACTTGCTGATAGATTGCATAATATGAGAACTCTTGGATTCGTTGAAGACGAAGAGAAAAGGAAATATAAGGCTTTAGAAACGCTGGAAGTGTACGCCCCTATAGCACATAAATTAGGAATTCACATTATAAAGTGGGAATTAGAAGACCTTTCTTTTAAAGTTTTACATCCAAAAGAATATTATGAGATTAAAGAGTTAGTTTCTGAAAAAAAGAAAGAAAGAGAAGAACGTACTAAAGAATATGTAAATCAGTTAAAACTCGCATTAAAAGAACACAATATTATTGCTGAAGTAGAAGGTCGTTATAAACATTACTACAGTATCTGGAGAAAAATGGTGGAAAGAAAAAAAAGATTCGATGAAATTTACGACTTAATTGGAATTAGGGCTATTGTCAGGGATATAAGTTCGTGTTATACAGCAGTAGGTGTGGTTCACAATATGTGGGTACCACTTCCTGGAAGGTTTAAAGATTATATTGCAGCGCCAAAATCTAATGGTTACAAATCCATTCATACCACAGTGGTAACACAATATGGAGAACCGTTAGAGGTGCAGATTCGCGATCACGAAATGCATAGAGAAGCTGAATATGGTCTAATTGCTCACTGGATTTATAAAGAAAAAAGTATTGACGTTAAACAAAAGTGGCTTTTGCAGCTTCTTGATTGGAGAAGGGAACTGGTTTACGGGAGTACGAGTCTTAGTGATTTAAAAAAAGAGTTGCAGCTTGAGGAAGTCTTTGTATTAACACCCAAAGGTGAAATTATTCATATGCCGGTTGGTTCTACAGTGATAGATTTTGCCTATGCGATTCACACGGAAGTAGGGCATCATTATGCAGGCGCAAAAGTCAATGGGAAGATAGTTTCAATAGATTATAAACTGAAAAACGGTGATGTTGTTGAAATATTAGTAAACAAAACCAGTAAAGGTCCGAGCCTGGATTGGTTGAAATATGCAAAGAGCTCAAGAACAAAGGCTAAAATAAGACGATTTTTTAGAGAAAAGGAAAAAGAGAGATTGGTAGAAGAAGGGAAAGACGTTATAAGAAGAATAGCTAAAAGGTTGGGGATTTCAATAGAAGCGTTATTGGAAAATGAGAAACTTTTAAAATTTATGGAATCGCATAACCTGACCCGTGAAGAGTTTTTTATAAGAATAGGAGAAGGTATTTTTACTTTTAATGACCTTTTAAGTCTAATAGAGAAAAAGGAAGAGCAAAGGAAAAGAATATCGAGCAGAAAAAGAAAGAAGCAGCGAAATCCTGTTGCAATAGATGGTGTGAAGACTATAGATGTTCATGTTGCGAAATGTTGTATGCCTGTGCCCGGTGATGAAATAGTTGGTGTTGCGAGCAGGCGGGGAATTACGATTCACAGGCTAGGATGTAAAAATATCAGAAACATTACCGAGGATAGAGTTTTTAAGGCTGATTGGGTTTCAGGAGAATCAGGATATTTTAGCACTACAATAGAAGTTGAAGTGGATAAGAATGAAAGACTTCCTGAACTTATGTCAATATTTATTTCAAAGGGTATATCTGTAAACAGCGTTAAAGTGTTTGAGCTTGAGAAATGGGATACAGTATACGTACGTTTTACAATTATGGTAAAATCTTTAAATGAACTTACCAGTTTGATTAGAGAAATAGAAAAAAAGGCAGGGGTTGTGAAGGTGAGAAGAACATGA
- the dtd gene encoding D-aminoacyl-tRNA deacylase codes for MRAVIQRVKKASVEIDGKVVGSINKGLVVLLGVGKDDTDSDMNYLAEKIVNLRIFDDSEGKMNLSLKDVGGEMLIVSQFTLYGDCRRGRRPSYSNSAPPDYAKKMYEMFIDKIRKMGLKVETGVFGEYMQVSLINDGPVTLLLDSKKVF; via the coding sequence ATGAGAGCTGTTATCCAGAGAGTTAAGAAGGCTTCTGTAGAAATCGATGGAAAGGTAGTTGGAAGTATCAATAAAGGATTGGTTGTACTTTTAGGTGTAGGAAAAGATGACACAGATTCTGATATGAATTACCTTGCTGAAAAAATAGTTAATTTACGTATTTTTGATGATTCTGAAGGCAAAATGAATCTTTCTCTAAAAGACGTTGGAGGAGAAATGTTAATAGTTTCACAGTTTACGTTGTACGGAGATTGTAGGCGTGGTAGAAGACCATCTTATTCAAACTCGGCGCCTCCAGATTATGCTAAGAAGATGTATGAAATGTTTATCGATAAGATCAGGAAAATGGGATTAAAAGTTGAAACAGGGGTATTTGGTGAATATATGCAAGTTTCTCTTATAAACGATGGCCCGGTAACATTATTACTTGATTCTAAGAAGGTGTTTTAA
- a CDS encoding epoxyqueuosine reductase QueH, which yields MLLHVCCAPDLVPAFFRLKASNSLKDVKLFFYNPNIHPENEYVKRYKEVEKLATQWNLEIVESDYEPDVFFDWVRGYEHLGENSRRCELCIYYRLVKTAEVAQKISEESFATTLTASPRKVLEKINKIGKIVEEKQGTKYISTTFRKGREYNLALSYVRENHIYRQKYCGCSYSLNEAIKLKETSQNRRREKLKNYGINGIELDPEEFYLDEKFYMEFLEKYSEIIALIRPRVVIVDSKLSRKLNLKKGWNKFSKFKTKVVIKER from the coding sequence ATGCTTTTGCACGTTTGTTGTGCGCCAGATCTTGTGCCTGCTTTTTTTCGTTTAAAAGCAAGTAACAGTTTAAAAGATGTTAAGTTATTTTTTTATAATCCAAATATTCATCCAGAAAACGAATATGTAAAAAGATATAAAGAGGTGGAAAAATTAGCAACTCAATGGAATTTAGAAATTGTTGAAAGTGATTATGAACCTGATGTTTTTTTTGACTGGGTTAGAGGTTATGAACATCTTGGAGAGAACAGCAGGCGATGTGAACTTTGTATATATTATAGACTTGTGAAAACCGCAGAGGTGGCTCAAAAAATATCTGAAGAATCTTTTGCCACGACTCTTACAGCGTCTCCTCGAAAGGTGTTGGAAAAAATAAATAAAATTGGTAAAATAGTAGAAGAGAAACAGGGGACAAAATATATATCGACGACTTTTAGAAAAGGCAGAGAATATAATTTGGCCTTAAGTTATGTTCGTGAAAATCATATTTACAGGCAGAAATATTGTGGATGTAGTTATTCATTAAATGAGGCCATTAAATTAAAAGAAACTTCTCAAAATAGGCGAAGAGAAAAGTTGAAAAATTATGGAATCAATGGAATTGAATTAGATCCAGAGGAGTTTTATTTAGATGAAAAGTTTTACATGGAATTTTTAGAGAAATATTCTGAGATTATAGCCTTAATTCGCCCACGAGTGGTAATTGTAGATAGTAAATTAAGCAGAAAGTTAAATCTGAAGAAGGGCTGGAATAAGTTTAGTAAATTTAAAACAAAAGTCGTAATAAAAGAAAGGTGA
- a CDS encoding divergent PAP2 family protein — translation MLALLKNMPLIAAALAFFFAQMIKVVIYRDLRVFGRYGGMPSAHVATVSALAWATGRVTGFDSPITAVAGILLSVVAADAVGLRRKVDPNSGHTLMEAVVGFALGMLVAYLLPVKSN, via the coding sequence TTGTTAGCATTGCTGAAAAATATGCCCTTGATTGCTGCTGCTCTGGCATTCTTTTTTGCTCAAATGATAAAAGTTGTTATATACAGGGATTTGAGAGTTTTTGGAAGATATGGTGGAATGCCGAGTGCTCATGTAGCAACAGTTTCAGCGCTTGCGTGGGCTACGGGAAGAGTTACAGGTTTTGATTCTCCTATTACAGCTGTAGCAGGAATTCTTTTATCTGTTGTGGCAGCTGATGCTGTTGGTTTGAGAAGAAAAGTGGATCCAAATAGTGGCCATACATTGATGGAGGCTGTTGTTGGATTTGCTCTGGGAATGCTTGTAGCTTATTTGTTACCTGTTAAATCAAATTGA
- a CDS encoding helix-turn-helix domain-containing protein produces MNELLKIIASPQLFEVLYFLKNNPNQNPSTIARKLGFHTFTVQRYLEVLEKFGIVSSKIEKKIGRPSKKYTYVGGTITIDINDILKIFELKSKKFRMKTEDLKYSYNLKKEIINGVIYRGKKIEFSESEGKILFLIPPSDSSGISAKEIFERIKMSEFDILCIIKKLIDLDLIEVID; encoded by the coding sequence ATGAATGAACTTCTTAAGATAATAGCATCGCCTCAATTGTTTGAAGTTTTGTATTTTTTGAAAAACAATCCAAACCAAAATCCAAGTACAATAGCCAGAAAACTTGGATTTCACACTTTTACTGTACAAAGATATCTTGAAGTATTAGAAAAGTTTGGAATAGTATCTTCTAAAATTGAAAAAAAGATAGGCCGACCATCCAAGAAATATACTTACGTCGGCGGAACAATAACGATAGATATAAACGACATTTTAAAAATCTTCGAATTAAAATCCAAAAAATTCAGAATGAAAACGGAAGATTTAAAGTATAGCTATAACTTAAAAAAGGAGATTATAAACGGAGTAATTTACAGGGGAAAAAAAATAGAATTTTCAGAATCAGAAGGAAAGATTCTGTTTTTAATACCCCCTTCTGATAGCAGTGGTATTTCAGCAAAAGAAATTTTCGAAAGAATAAAAATGAGCGAATTTGACATTCTGTGCATAATTAAAAAACTTATAGATCTTGATTTGATAGAGGTGATCGATTAA
- a CDS encoding transglycosylase SLT domain-containing protein: MRYLTLLLVIVMVTVNFALPGQWFRDMVKEYRSAHGLETDEDMLYKIEEAVLEASKNTGLDPLLIISVIVVESEFRNVIGLYGELGMMQIKPQTAAFVAKKYGIKEPEEGWIRIMWDFKLNIKIGTYYLKYLYEKYGSITKAVENYNGGIYKEIYAKRILEKYSSMLKLASTFETGG; this comes from the coding sequence ATGCGCTATTTGACGTTGTTGTTAGTAATAGTTATGGTTACGGTAAATTTCGCATTACCTGGTCAATGGTTTAGAGACATGGTAAAAGAATATAGAAGTGCTCACGGTCTTGAGACAGATGAAGATATGTTATACAAAATTGAAGAAGCTGTACTTGAGGCTTCAAAGAATACAGGTTTAGATCCCTTATTGATAATATCAGTAATAGTTGTTGAAAGTGAATTTAGAAATGTTATAGGTTTGTACGGAGAGCTTGGAATGATGCAGATAAAACCCCAAACAGCTGCTTTTGTTGCTAAAAAGTATGGAATAAAGGAACCAGAAGAGGGTTGGATAAGAATCATGTGGGATTTTAAGTTGAACATAAAAATAGGAACTTATTATTTAAAATATTTGTACGAAAAATATGGAAGTATTACAAAAGCTGTTGAGAATTATAATGGAGGGATTTATAAAGAGATTTATGCAAAAAGAATTCTTGAAAAATACAGCAGTATGTTGAAGTTGGCTTCTACTTTCGAAACAGGTGGATAA
- a CDS encoding ATP-binding protein, with product METITLSFVGKSENIRIARSVIHNFLSFKGISEQDVFDTELAVNEAIANIIEHTYKFEPNYIVMTCRWEVSGVFEVLLRDFGPKVDPTKVRSRNLEDVRPGGLGVYIIKKIFDVMEFREVDKGNLLYLRKSFK from the coding sequence ATGGAAACTATAACTCTGTCATTTGTTGGAAAAAGTGAGAATATAAGAATCGCACGGAGTGTTATTCATAATTTTTTGAGTTTTAAGGGAATTAGTGAGCAAGATGTTTTTGACACAGAACTTGCAGTTAACGAAGCAATAGCCAATATAATTGAACATACTTACAAATTTGAGCCGAACTATATAGTTATGACTTGTAGATGGGAAGTTTCAGGTGTGTTTGAGGTTCTTCTCAGAGATTTTGGTCCTAAAGTTGATCCTACAAAAGTTAGATCAAGGAATCTTGAAGATGTGCGACCAGGAGGATTGGGAGTTTATATTATAAAAAAGATTTTTGATGTTATGGAATTTCGCGAAGTTGATAAAGGCAATCTTTTATATTTGAGAAAAAGTTTTAAATAA